From the Flavobacteriales bacterium genome, one window contains:
- a CDS encoding YfiR family protein — translation MKRLVLILLLVLPSLSMEKGALDPKDTHKTVKALFVYQFATLVDWPKEFKQGDFIIGVFGDSPLYDELVSKYSNKSVGKQAIKIKTFPTFSEVSHCHILVVAPDQSDRVSELSKKFKSKSTLIVTEKEGKLREGAVINFVIKDNKQSYELSKSNASKYKLVVGSKLENLAARVE, via the coding sequence ATGAAGAGGTTGGTTCTGATCCTATTACTCGTACTGCCATCGCTTTCGATGGAGAAGGGCGCATTGGATCCTAAGGACACTCACAAAACAGTAAAAGCTTTGTTTGTGTATCAGTTTGCAACATTGGTGGATTGGCCGAAGGAATTCAAGCAAGGGGATTTCATCATCGGTGTTTTCGGAGATTCTCCGCTCTATGATGAATTGGTTTCGAAATACTCGAATAAATCAGTAGGGAAACAAGCCATTAAAATCAAAACCTTTCCGACTTTTTCAGAAGTAAGTCACTGTCACATTCTCGTTGTTGCTCCCGACCAGAGCGACCGGGTGTCGGAATTATCGAAAAAATTTAAAAGTAAAAGCACACTCATAGTCACCGAAAAAGAAGGGAAACTAAGAGAAGGGGCCGTAATTAACTTTGTTATTAAGGACAACAAACAATCGTACGAACTCAGCAAGTCCAATGCGTCGAAATACAAATTGGTGGTGGGTTCTAAATTAGAAAACCTTGCTGCCCGAGTAGAATAA
- a CDS encoding tetratricopeptide repeat protein, whose amino-acid sequence MKRISYILVFVLMTFLQAMAQGPFAEGALVAYQNNEWDKATRLIDSAIVSPSEAGDAFTWHLRGFIYRDVYKQVDKEDRYSKARPIAIESFFKSNELDKNNDFTARNNGSLKSIIVSYYNDAVRLMDTTNYAESEKFYNEYKKQTQRLTPGTDFTKSDVEYYNALATVLVKKYNRMDKGSDEFFNQAIRVYEKVVELDSANCLAHYQIGILYYNKGVEILLNLDPTTPLEDIVKAQETCVDLFLLSKPHMYKAWELQNCKDINPLEIAEGLSGIHYQLNEPDKFKYWEDLKKKLQEGQDK is encoded by the coding sequence ATGAAAAGGATATCCTACATATTGGTGTTTGTGCTCATGACCTTCCTGCAGGCCATGGCTCAGGGTCCTTTCGCTGAAGGTGCGCTGGTTGCGTACCAAAACAACGAATGGGATAAAGCAACCCGTTTAATCGATAGCGCAATTGTATCGCCATCGGAAGCAGGTGATGCCTTTACCTGGCACTTAAGAGGATTTATTTACCGCGATGTCTATAAGCAGGTGGACAAAGAGGACCGTTATTCAAAGGCACGACCCATTGCGATTGAGTCATTCTTTAAATCGAACGAACTGGATAAAAACAACGATTTCACGGCACGCAACAACGGATCTTTAAAAAGCATAATTGTTTCCTATTACAACGATGCGGTTCGTTTAATGGACACTACCAATTATGCTGAATCCGAAAAGTTTTATAACGAGTATAAAAAACAAACGCAACGTTTAACCCCCGGTACCGACTTTACCAAATCGGATGTGGAGTATTACAATGCGCTTGCAACGGTGTTGGTAAAAAAATACAACCGGATGGATAAAGGCTCTGATGAGTTTTTTAATCAAGCCATTCGTGTATACGAAAAAGTAGTTGAACTGGATTCGGCCAACTGTCTTGCACATTACCAGATTGGTATTTTGTACTACAACAAAGGCGTAGAGATTTTATTAAATCTTGATCCTACCACTCCACTGGAAGATATTGTAAAAGCGCAGGAAACCTGTGTGGATTTATTCCTCTTATCGAAACCACACATGTATAAAGCATGGGAGTTACAAAACTGCAAGGATATTAATCCACTCGAAATAGCAGAGGGCCTCAGCGGTATCCATTACCAGTTGAACGAGCCCGACAAGTTTAAGTATTGGGAAGATCTGAAA